The following are encoded together in the Vigna unguiculata cultivar IT97K-499-35 chromosome 2, ASM411807v1, whole genome shotgun sequence genome:
- the LOC114174684 gene encoding probable calcium-binding protein CML13 has translation MGKDLSDEQVSAMKEAFSLFDTDGDGRIAPSELGILMRSLGGNPTQAQLKSIVAEENLTAPFDFPRFLDLMAKHMKPEPFDRQLRDAFKVLDKDSTGFVSVSELRHILTNIGEKLEPSEFDEWIREVDVGSDGKIRYEDFIARMVAK, from the coding sequence ATGGGTAAGGATCTGAGCGATGAGCAAGTTTCTGCGATGAAAGAGGCTTTCTCTCTATTCGACACAGACGGCGACGGTCGGATCGCGCCTTCGGAGCTCGGGATCCTGATGCGGTCACTCGGAGGCAACCCGACCCAGGCCCAACTAAAGTCCATCGTAGCCGAAGAGAATCTCACGGCACCATTCGACTTCCCCCGGTTCCTTGATCTCATGGCCAAGCACATGAAACCCGAACCCTTCGATCGCCAACTGCGTGACGCCTTCAAGGTTCTCGACAAGGATTCCACCGGCTTCGTCTCCGTTTCGGAGCTCCGACACATCCTCACCAACATCGGCGAGAAGCTGGAGCCCTCCGAGTTCGACGAGTGGATCAGGGAAGTCGACGTCGGCTCTGATGGCAAGATCCGCTACGAGGATTTCATTGCCAGAATGGTCGCTAAGTAG